ACGTCGCTATCGGAACTGAGATCCCAGGCGAGGTCGACGAGGCTCGAGCCGTTCACGAAGGAGAGGCTCTGCGGAGGGCCGACGGGCAGGATGTCGACGGTGAAGCTCGCCGTCACGCTGTCGACATAGTCCGTCACCGTGACGTAGATCGTGTCCCGACCCGGATAGAGGGGGGAGCGCCAGACGACCGATCTCGCCTTGGTGCCGAAGGGGAACTCCCCGCCGGTCGCCCGCCAGCGATAGCCGATGAACTGGTCATCCTCGTCAGAAGCCTGGCAGTAGACTCGGGCCTGGATCGAGGCGAGGACCCGCTCGGGCCGCACGTAGGCCTGCGAGACCGCGGGCCGATTGTTCTCATCGTGAGGGACTCGCGTGGGGGTTTTCTTTTCGCAACCGGAGAGGATGGTCAAACAACCAAACAAGAGAAGCAGATGCCGCATGGCTTGGCCCTCGAAACCCCGGAGGCCTCTTTGAGGCAAGTATGGATCGGCCGGGGTCGGTTAGCCAAGCGGCAGCTTCCAGATGCGTCTGACTGCCCTAGCGGGCCGGGCTCACGATCGTGGAGACGCCGACGCCGCTGCCCACCCCGTTTCGGCGGTCGGCCAGCCTTAGGAAGATGTTCAGGGCGACCACCCTGCCGACACCGGGCTGCACGCTGGTCGCGTGGCGGATGTTGGGGGCGACCGTGATCATCTCCCCCTTCCCGACCGAGATCTTCTCCCCCTCGACCGTGACTTCGAGGGTTCCCTCCTCGACGATGGTCAACTGTTCCTGCGGGTGGAAATGCTCCGGAAAATCGGACCCTTCGTGGTATACGCACCGCACCACCGTGATCCGATCGCTCGAGATCGCCATCCTCTCGAGATGGGACTGAGCCTCAAGCGCCTCCAGATTCCGCCAGCATCCCACCGCGTAGCGACCCGGGTGGATTCGATTCCCCATGCGCGACACGCTCCCCTCCTGTCCTCCGATTGTAACCGACAGGGCGAGGCGAGTTCCTCTCCCGAGCATCCTATCGGCGACCCTCCGCCTCTCCTGAAGCAGCCGCCGCGCGATGGGCGATCCTCTCGATCGCGAGGAGGAGTTCCTCCGCGCTGGCGGCGGTCTCGTCCGGCGTCTGGTCGGGTCCGGAGGGATCGAGCCTGGAAATGCTCGCCCGGCGCTGGCTGGCGAAGTAGAGACGCTCGGTCTCGTCCTTGGCCTCGTACCCCCTCCGGTCATGAGGGACCCGGCACAGGATGGTCCAGATCCCGAGCCTGCGAGCCGGGGCGATATCGTTGTCCAACCGATCTCCGACCATCACGGCCTCCCCGGGGTCGCAGCCGGCCCGCTCGAGGGCCCAGAGGTAGATCTCGGGCGATGGCTTGCGGTGACCGATCGCCTCGCTGATGGCGCGCACCTTGATGTGCCGGCCCATCCCCACCCCATCGAGCGCGTCGCCCGATTCGCGGAGCTGGTTGGCGACCACGCCGATCTCGTAGCGCTCGGACAGCAGCCGGACCGCATCGGCCATACCGGGCATGACGGCATGGCTCGCCATGTAGTCGGCGCGCATCCTCCCGGCGCACCGGAGCATGAGCCTCCAGTGCCCCTGCTCCCCCAGGTACTTGCGTCCCAGCATCTGCCAGTGCTCCGGGCCGTGACGGCGGATCAGTTCCTCCCTCTCTTCGAGCAGTTCCGGGAAGGAGACGCGGTAGCCGGATGAGCACATCGCGCGGTGCAGCTCGAGGTAGAGCAGCGCCATCGCCGGGTCGTCGTTCATCAGGACATCCCCGATGTCCAGGAATACCCAGCGGAGCACGGGAGGCTAGCGCGCGGCCAGGAGTGATCCCCCCGCCCACGAGAGGAGCGTGGGGACGCCCGGCAGCAAGGAATCGGGAGCGAGGCCGGCCCAGAGAACGATGAAGACGCAGACGGCGACGACCGCCCCGGCGAGAAGGCTGCGGGGGATGGCGGCGCGGGCCGTCTCCGGGCGCATGTAGAGCATCACCATCACCTTCAGATAGTAGTAGACGGAGGCCGCGCTGTTCAGGACCGCGATCACGACGAGCGGCGTCTGTCCGTTCTCCACGGCATTCTTGAAGACGGCGTACTTCCCCAGGAATCCGGCCGTCGGCGGGATCCCGGAGAGGGAGATCATGAAGACGCTCATGGCGATCCCGAGAGCCGGGTGGCGCCAGCCGAGGCCGCCGTAGTCGTCCATCTCCAGGCGCTCGCGCCCCTTCTCCCCCATCGCGATCACGACCGCGAAGGCGCCGATCGTCATGAAGGTGTAGGCGAGCAGATAGTAGAGGATCCCGTTCAGCGCCCGCGGATCGCCGCTGCCGGCGAAGACCGTCGCTCCCACCAGGAGATAGCCCGCGTGCGCGATCGAGGAGTAGGCGAGCATCCTCTTCATGCTCGACTGGGTCAGCGCGGCAAGGTTGCCGACCGTCATGGTGAGCACGGCGATCCACCAGAGCATCCCCGCGACATCGATCCCTCCGGGGCTCCCGCCGCGCAGCGCGAGCACGCGCAGGAGGGCTCCGATCGCCGCGGTCTTGACCGCCGTCGCCATGAACGCAGTGACGGTCGTCGGAGCCCCTTCATAGACATCGGGGATCCACATGTGGAACGGGACGGCGCCGATCTTGAAGAGGAACCCCGTCAGCAAGAGGACGAATCCCGCCTTGAGCAGGGCCGGCGTCGAGGCGCCGGCGAGCATCGCCGCGCGCAGGTCGGTCGTCCCGGACGCGCCGTAGACGAAGGCGAGCCCCAGGAGGAAGACGGCGCTCGAGAAGGCGCCCAGAAGGAAGTACTTCATCGCGGCCTCGGCGCTGCGCAAGTCCCCCCTCAGGTATCCCGAGAGGATGTAGACCGGGATCGAGAGAAGCTCCAGGCCGATGAAGAGGGCGATGAGGTCCGTGGTCGACGAGAAGAGGACCATGCCGGCCGCGGAGAAGAGAATCAAGGCGTGGTACTCGCCCCTGCGCCTCCCCATCCTCTCGAGATACGGCTCCGAGAGGAGGACGCAGCAGGCGGCGCTCAGACAGACGAGCGCGGCAAGGAAGAGAGAGAAGCGATCCGACGTGGCATACCAGGAGAGCGGACCTCCTGCAGGGCCGCCTCCGTCGCCGAAACGGGCCACGATGTCCGCGAACGTCAGCGACAGGACGGCGAGGGTCGGGAGGCTCCAGGGTATCGTCCTCCGCCTCCCCAGGATCGTGTCGAGAAGAACGACCGCCACCCCTCCCAGGGCGAGATGCAGGAAGGGACCGAGCTCGAGGAGATCGGCGAAACCGAGAGACATCATCGTCCGCTCCCTCCTTCGCGCCCGAGCCGGGCCTCACACCCGAGGCTGTCGCTCCCGCCGAACTGGCCGTCGCCGTCCTCCCGCCCGAGGAAGCCGTGGAGCGGCGCGGGGGCCGCTGCCTGACCCCTCACGGCCGCGACCGGGGCGAGGGCCGCCCGCAGGGCCGGGGCCATCCGATCCAGGAAGGGCCTCGGCTGGACCCCCATGTAGACGATCAGAACGAGGATCGGGACCAGGACAAGCGCCTCCCGCGGCGTCAGGTCGCGAAGGGCGCGGTTCTCGGGGTTGCGCATCGGCCCGAAGAGGAACCGCTGCGCGAGCCAGAGCATGTAGACGGCCCCGAGGACGACGCCGAGGGTCGCGAGGACCGCGGCCGTCCTCTGCGTCTCGAAGGCGCCCAGCAGGATCAGGAACTCCCCGACGAAGCCGTTCAGGCCCGGCAGCCCGATCGACGAGAGGGTCACGAGCAGGAAGGCGGCCGTGAAGAGCGGGACCTTGGTCGCGATCCCGCCGTAGTCCGAGATCATCCTCGTGTGCCGCCTCTCATAGAGGATGCCGACCAAGAGGAAGAGGGCGCCGGTCGAGAGGCCGTGGTTGAGCATCTGATAGAGCGCTCCCGAGAAGGCCTCGATGTTGAACGAGAAGAGCCCGAGCATGACGTACCCGAGATGGCTCACCGACGAGTAGGCGACGAGCTTCTTGATGTCGGTCTGCGCCATCGCGACGAGCGCGCCGTAGAGGATGCCGATGACCGCGAGCGCGACGAGGAAGGGCTGGAACCTCACGGCTGCGTCCGGGAAGAAGGGGATCGCGAGCCTGAGGAATCCGTAGGTCCCCATCTTCAGAAGCACGCCCGCGAGGATCACGGAGCCCGCGGTCGGCGCCTCGACATGCGCGTCGGGGAGCCATGTGTGTAGCGGCCAGACCGGGACCTTGATGGCGAAGGCGAGCCCGAAGGCGGCGAAGAGCCACCACTGGGTCCCGGCGGCGAGGGCGGTCCGGCGCAGATCCTCCAGGGCGAAGGAATAGACGCCCGTCTGCGCGTGGTGCAGGTGGTAGAGGACCAGGATCGCGACCAGCATCAGCAACGAGCCGACGATCGTGTAGAGGACGAACTTGACGGCGGCGTATATCTTGCGCGGCCCGCCCCAGACCCCGATCAGGACATACATCGGGATCAGCATCAGCTCCCAGAAGACATAGAAGAGGAAGAGATCGAGCGAGATGAAGGCGCCGATCATGCCCGTCTCGAGAAGGAGCATCATCCCGTGGAAGGCGCGCACCCTCTGCGAGATGTCGCGCCAGCTCGAGAGGATCACGATCGGCGTCAGCAGGGCGGTCAGGATCACGAGGAAGAGGGAGATCCCGTCGACGCCGAGCCGGTAGCCGATCCCCAGAGAGCCGACCCAGGCGGCCTCCTCGACGAACTGCATCGAGGCGCTCGTCTTGAAGCCGGCCAGCAGGGCCAGCGAGACGGCGAGCGTGGCCGTGGAGGCCAGGAGCGCGATCCACCGGACCGCCGTCGGCCTGTCCTTGGGCAAGAACAGCATCAGGACGGCGCCGAGGAGCGGCAGCAAGAGCAGGAAGCTCAGGTGGCCCGGCACGCCGTTCATCGCCCCTCCATCATCAAGACGACAATCCTCATCAGAAGAGGACCCACATCAGGATCACGACCCCGATCAGCAAGACCGCCGCGTAGAGCTGCACGTAGCCGGTCTGGGCGAATCGCACGACGTAGCTCGCTCCGCGGCCCAGGATCCCGACGAGATTGACCAGCAAGTCGATCACCCTCACGTCGATGGCCCTCCAGAGGAGGACGCGCGAGCCGGCCTGCACGGGCCGGACGATCGCGGCCCTGTAGGCCTCGTCGACGTAGTACTTGTTCGCCACGAGGCGGTAGAGGCCGCCCAGGGCGGCGCCGATCCGCGCCGAGAGATCGGGCCGCCGGACATAGAGATGGAGTCCCGCGACGATGCCCGCGATCGCCGCCCCCAGGGAGATCAACATGACCGCCCATTCGGCCGCCGCGCTCGGGTGGGCGGCACGCTCCCCGCCCCCATGCGCCGCGATCGCGGGGGCGAGCCAGTGATGGAAGCGGTTGCCCCCCGCGATGAGGAACTCCGGCACGCCGAGGAATCCGACGAGCAGCGATCCCGCCGCGAGGATCATGAGCGGGATTGTCATCGACCGCGGAGACTCGTGGACGTGCGCGCTCGCATCGGGGTCGAGCCTCCCCCTGCCGAGAAAGACAAGGCCGGTCAGGCGGGTCATGTAGAAAGCCGTGCACGCCGCCGTCACGACGCCGAGGGCCCAGAGCGCCCTGGGGAGCCAGGGGAGAAGCTCGTTCTCCGCGAAGAAGGCGGCGGCCAGGATCTCATCCTTGCTGAAGAACCCCGCGAAGGGGAAGACTCCCGCGATGGCGAGCCACGCGACCAGGAAGGTCCACCCGGTCACCGGGATCCTCTTCAGCAGCCCGCCCATCCTGCGGATATCCTGCTCCCCCGAGAGGGCATGGATGACGCTTCCCGCTCCGAGGAAGAGGCACGCCTTGAAGAAGGCGTGAGTCACCACGTGGAACATCCCGGCGCTGAAGGCTCCCACACCGCACGCGAGGAACATGTAGCCGAGCTGACTGACGGTGCTATAGGCGAGGACCTTCTTGATGTCGAACTGCGCCATGCCGATCGTGGCGGCGAAGAGGGCCGTGAGGCCCCCGACGACGGCGACGACCGTGAGGGCCAAGGCCGACTCCGCGTAGAGGAATGACAGGCGGCTGACCATGTAGATGCCGGATGTGACCATGGTCGCCGCGTGGATCAGCGCCGAGACGGGCGTGGGTCCGGCCATGGCGTCGGGGAGCCAGACATAGAGGGGAAGCTGCGCCGACTTGCCGGCGGCTCCGATGAAGAGCAGGAGGCAGGCCGCGGTGACGACGCCGGCCGGGAGATGGTGCGAGCCGGCAGCGATCTCGCGGTAGCTCAACCCGCTCGCGCCGCCGCCGGAGAGCGCCCAGAAGAGGACGAAGATCCCGAGAAGGAATCCGAAGTCGCCAATCCGATTCACGATGAAGGCCTTGTTTCCGGCGATCGCCTTCTCCTCGTCGGTGTGCCAGAAGCCGATCAGCAGATAGGAGCAGAGCCCGACCCCTTCCCAGCCGACGAAGAGGGGCAGCAGCCCATCGCCGAGGACCAGCAGGATCATCGAGAAGGTGAAGAGGTTCAGATAGGCGAAGTAGCGCGCGTAGCCCCGGTCGCGGCCCATGTAGCCGATCGAGTAGAAGTGGATCAGCGCCCCCACGCCGGTCACGAAGAGGAGCATCGCCGCCGAGAGCGGGTCGAACAGGAACCCCAGGTCGACATCCAGCCTGCCCGCCGCGATCCAGGAGAAGAGCGTCTGGGTCAGTTCGCGCCCTTCCTCCGGAAGGAGGCGCAGCTTCAGGAACGCGGACAGCGTGACCAGGAAGGAGAGAGTCGGCGCCAGCGGGCCGATCAGGCTCACCCATCGCCTGCCGGCGGCTTTCTCTCGGTGGCTCGTCGCGAGCGAGATCGCCCCGTTGACGAGAGCTCCCAGGAGCGGAAAGAGCGGGATGAGCGCCAGCGCCCCGTAGGTCATGCGCAGTCCCTCCTGCCCAGTCCTTCCCGGCGTTCCCGCATCTCCCCTACTCCCTCATCGAGCTCATCGCCTCGAGATCGACGCTCCTGCGGAGACGGAAGATCTCGACGAGGATGGCGAGCCCGATCGCGGCCTCCACCGCCGCGATCGCGATCACGAAGAAGACGATCACCTGCCCGTCGGCCTGCAGCCAGTAGCGGGCGAAGGCGGCGATGGCCAGGTTCGCCGCGTTCAGCATCAACTCGATCGACATCAGGACGATCAGAGCGTTCTTGCGCGACAGGACCCCCACGGCTCCCATGAAGAACAGAACGATCGAGAGCGCGACGAAATGGCCAAGCGAGACGGCGGGCACCTCATTCCCCTTTCTTCGCCAGGACGACGGCGCCGAGGATCCCGACCAAGAGGATCAGACCGATCAGCTCGAATGAGATCAGGTGGCGGCCAAAGAGCGCTTCGCCGACGGCGCCGGCCGTCCCGAATCCAGGCGGCTCGGGCCGCCACAGCCCAGGAATCCCCCGGGTCGCCCTCAAGGTCGCGACGCATCCGAGGAGGCAGACGGCGCCCGCGATCGCGAACCGACCCCACTGGACCCCCATCGTCCGCAGATCGGCATCCCCGAGATTGAGGAGCATGATCACGAAGACGATGAGCACCACGACCGCGCCCGCGTAGACGAGAATCTGCAGGATGAAGAGGAGATGGGCGCTCAGCATGGCGAAGAGCCCGGCGACCGCGATGAGGCAGACCGCGAGGGCGAGGGCGCTCGCCAGCGGGTTGCGTCGCGTGATCGCCACCCCGGCCGCTGCGACGCTGATCAATGCCAGGGACCAGAACATCACGGCGCCCATCTCACCTCACCATTGCGACGGCACGGGCGGCTTCCCCGCGCGCCCGCCGTCCAGGTCCTGCTCCGATTGATCGTCCGGGGGTTCCGCGAGGCCTCCCCTTCGCGGACTCTCCGCGACGCCCTGCTCCTTCCACTCCTCCCCCTTCCCCCGGAGGAGGAAGTCGATGCGGAAGATGAAGTCCTCCCTCTTGTCGCTCACGATCGCCATCTCTCCGGTGTCCATCCGGATGGCGTCCTCCGGGCAGGCCTCGACGCAATAGCCGCAGAATACGCATCTGAGCATGTCGATGTCGAAGACCTTCGGCCGCTTCTCGATCGTCGGCTCGGGCGACTCCTCCGCCACGATGTGGATGCAGCGCGCAGGGCACGCGGTCTGGCACATGTAGCAGGCGACGCACTTCGGTGACCCGTCGTCCCTGAGCGTCAGCCGGTGCCTCCCCTTCAACCGGACCGGGAGGGGCTTCGGCTCCTCCGGCCATTGGATGGTCGGCATTTCGCTCTGCCGGAACAGGTTTCTGAGCAGGTGGCCCATCGTGACCTTCATGCCGCGCGCCACCTCATAGAGGTAGAGCCTCTCGTACCAGCGCAGCCGGGGGCTCGGGACCTTCATCGCCTACCTCCCGAGCCACCGCAGGACAGCGGCTGTGGCCACGATGTTCAGCAGGGACAGCGGCAGCAGGCTCTTCCACCCGAGGTTCATCAGCTGGTCGTAGCGGAACCGGGGCAGCGTCCAGCGGATCCAGATGAAGAGGAAAGACAGGACCACGACCTTCGCGAGGAAGACCCCGAGCTGCGCCACGCGCGCGAAGACGCCCGGCGCGATCCCCTGGGATGGGAACGAGAGGGCCAGAATCCCCCCGAGGAGGCACAGCGCGGCGAGGCCGAGGAGGAGGCCGGCCCACACGTCCCCCTCCCGGCGGCGCGCGTCGGCGTAGAGCCGCTTCAGGCGCCGCGACCACCGGAGGCTCGCTCCCGCGAGAAGGAGGAAGAGGACCGCCGCCCCGCCGAGCGAGACGAGCAGGACGGTCCTCGCGTGCGCCTCGAGCGACGCCGTCGGAAGCCACGGGATCTGCCAACCTCCGAAGAAGAGAGTCGCCGTGATCCCCGCGGCCACGACGATGTTCACGTACTCGGCCATGAAGAAGAGGGCGAACTTGAGGCTCGAGTACTCCACATGGAACCCGATGATCTCGCTCTCCCCTTCCGGAAGATCGAAGGGGGTGCGGTTGCACTCGGCGAGGGTGGCGATCATGAAGAGGACCGCCGCAAGGGGCTGGACGACCACGCCCCACATCGGGAGGAAGCCGAAAAGGAGATTCCCCTGCCCCTGGACGATGCGGTTCAGATCGAGCGTGCCGAAGACCATCAGGATCCCCACCGCCGAGAGGCCGAGCGCCAGCTCATAGCTCACCATCTGGGCGGAGGAGCGCATTCCCCCGAGCAGGGCGTAGCGGTTGTTCGAGCCCCATCCCGCGAGGATCACCGCGAGGACCCCAAGCGATCC
The nucleotide sequence above comes from Candidatus Eisenbacteria bacterium. Encoded proteins:
- a CDS encoding HAD family hydrolase; the encoded protein is MNDDPAMALLYLELHRAMCSSGYRVSFPELLEEREELIRRHGPEHWQMLGRKYLGEQGHWRLMLRCAGRMRADYMASHAVMPGMADAVRLLSERYEIGVVANQLRESGDALDGVGMGRHIKVRAISEAIGHRKPSPEIYLWALERAGCDPGEAVMVGDRLDNDIAPARRLGIWTILCRVPHDRRGYEAKDETERLYFASQRRASISRLDPSGPDQTPDETAASAEELLLAIERIAHRAAAASGEAEGRR
- a CDS encoding NADH-quinone oxidoreductase subunit I; amino-acid sequence: MKVPSPRLRWYERLYLYEVARGMKVTMGHLLRNLFRQSEMPTIQWPEEPKPLPVRLKGRHRLTLRDDGSPKCVACYMCQTACPARCIHIVAEESPEPTIEKRPKVFDIDMLRCVFCGYCVEACPEDAIRMDTGEMAIVSDKREDFIFRIDFLLRGKGEEWKEQGVAESPRRGGLAEPPDDQSEQDLDGGRAGKPPVPSQW
- a CDS encoding NADH-quinone oxidoreductase subunit M, with translation MNGVPGHLSFLLLLPLLGAVLMLFLPKDRPTAVRWIALLASTATLAVSLALLAGFKTSASMQFVEEAAWVGSLGIGYRLGVDGISLFLVILTALLTPIVILSSWRDISQRVRAFHGMMLLLETGMIGAFISLDLFLFYVFWELMLIPMYVLIGVWGGPRKIYAAVKFVLYTIVGSLLMLVAILVLYHLHHAQTGVYSFALEDLRRTALAAGTQWWLFAAFGLAFAIKVPVWPLHTWLPDAHVEAPTAGSVILAGVLLKMGTYGFLRLAIPFFPDAAVRFQPFLVALAVIGILYGALVAMAQTDIKKLVAYSSVSHLGYVMLGLFSFNIEAFSGALYQMLNHGLSTGALFLLVGILYERRHTRMISDYGGIATKVPLFTAAFLLVTLSSIGLPGLNGFVGEFLILLGAFETQRTAAVLATLGVVLGAVYMLWLAQRFLFGPMRNPENRALRDLTPREALVLVPILVLIVYMGVQPRPFLDRMAPALRAALAPVAAVRGQAAAPAPLHGFLGREDGDGQFGGSDSLGCEARLGREGGSGR
- the nuoK gene encoding NADH-quinone oxidoreductase subunit NuoK; this translates as MGAVGVLSRKNALIVLMSIELMLNAANLAIAAFARYWLQADGQVIVFFVIAIAAVEAAIGLAILVEIFRLRRSVDLEAMSSMRE
- a CDS encoding NADH-quinone oxidoreductase subunit J is translated as MGAVMFWSLALISVAAAGVAITRRNPLASALALAVCLIAVAGLFAMLSAHLLFILQILVYAGAVVVLIVFVIMLLNLGDADLRTMGVQWGRFAIAGAVCLLGCVATLRATRGIPGLWRPEPPGFGTAGAVGEALFGRHLISFELIGLILLVGILGAVVLAKKGE
- a CDS encoding cupin domain-containing protein; the encoded protein is MTGGGTRPRTRPSVSTSPASAGRAFPGSIPPDPTRRRTRPPPARRNSSSRSRGSPIARRLLQERRRVADRMLGRGTRLALSVTIGGQEGSVSRMGNRIHPGRYAVGCWRNLEALEAQSHLERMAISSDRITVVRCVYHEGSDFPEHFHPQEQLTIVEEGTLEVTVEGEKISVGKGEMITVAPNIRHATSVQPGVGRVVALNIFLRLADRRNGVGSGVGVSTIVSPAR
- the nuoL gene encoding NADH-quinone oxidoreductase subunit L, which translates into the protein MTYGALALIPLFPLLGALVNGAISLATSHREKAAGRRWVSLIGPLAPTLSFLVTLSAFLKLRLLPEEGRELTQTLFSWIAAGRLDVDLGFLFDPLSAAMLLFVTGVGALIHFYSIGYMGRDRGYARYFAYLNLFTFSMILLVLGDGLLPLFVGWEGVGLCSYLLIGFWHTDEEKAIAGNKAFIVNRIGDFGFLLGIFVLFWALSGGGASGLSYREIAAGSHHLPAGVVTAACLLLFIGAAGKSAQLPLYVWLPDAMAGPTPVSALIHAATMVTSGIYMVSRLSFLYAESALALTVVAVVGGLTALFAATIGMAQFDIKKVLAYSTVSQLGYMFLACGVGAFSAGMFHVVTHAFFKACLFLGAGSVIHALSGEQDIRRMGGLLKRIPVTGWTFLVAWLAIAGVFPFAGFFSKDEILAAAFFAENELLPWLPRALWALGVVTAACTAFYMTRLTGLVFLGRGRLDPDASAHVHESPRSMTIPLMILAAGSLLVGFLGVPEFLIAGGNRFHHWLAPAIAAHGGGERAAHPSAAAEWAVMLISLGAAIAGIVAGLHLYVRRPDLSARIGAALGGLYRLVANKYYVDEAYRAAIVRPVQAGSRVLLWRAIDVRVIDLLVNLVGILGRGASYVVRFAQTGYVQLYAAVLLIGVVILMWVLF
- a CDS encoding NADH-quinone oxidoreductase subunit H, giving the protein MPAFLAHAGTAILIWIFELSMIPVLVWFERKASAYMQDRTGPNRAAVLGIRMGGLIHTIADVIKLVFKEDATPSQVSRFYYTLAPMMAMSVALLTFAVIPVADDLAVGGQILHWQVLKIDAGLLWIFAVGSLGVLAVILAGWGSNNRYALLGGMRSSAQMVSYELALGLSAVGILMVFGTLDLNRIVQGQGNLLFGFLPMWGVVVQPLAAVLFMIATLAECNRTPFDLPEGESEIIGFHVEYSSLKFALFFMAEYVNIVVAAGITATLFFGGWQIPWLPTASLEAHARTVLLVSLGGAAVLFLLLAGASLRWSRRLKRLYADARRREGDVWAGLLLGLAALCLLGGILALSFPSQGIAPGVFARVAQLGVFLAKVVVLSFLFIWIRWTLPRFRYDQLMNLGWKSLLPLSLLNIVATAAVLRWLGR
- a CDS encoding NADH-quinone oxidoreductase subunit N translates to MMSLGFADLLELGPFLHLALGGVAVVLLDTILGRRRTIPWSLPTLAVLSLTFADIVARFGDGGGPAGGPLSWYATSDRFSLFLAALVCLSAACCVLLSEPYLERMGRRRGEYHALILFSAAGMVLFSSTTDLIALFIGLELLSIPVYILSGYLRGDLRSAEAAMKYFLLGAFSSAVFLLGLAFVYGASGTTDLRAAMLAGASTPALLKAGFVLLLTGFLFKIGAVPFHMWIPDVYEGAPTTVTAFMATAVKTAAIGALLRVLALRGGSPGGIDVAGMLWWIAVLTMTVGNLAALTQSSMKRMLAYSSIAHAGYLLVGATVFAGSGDPRALNGILYYLLAYTFMTIGAFAVVIAMGEKGRERLEMDDYGGLGWRHPALGIAMSVFMISLSGIPPTAGFLGKYAVFKNAVENGQTPLVVIAVLNSAASVYYYLKVMVMLYMRPETARAAIPRSLLAGAVVAVCVFIVLWAGLAPDSLLPGVPTLLSWAGGSLLAAR